One segment of Panicum virgatum strain AP13 chromosome 3K, P.virgatum_v5, whole genome shotgun sequence DNA contains the following:
- the LOC120699506 gene encoding uncharacterized protein LOC120699506, translated as MGDGVSRTGNCSEVLKNFSQRTAGLKLQILRVNGLAIVDAVLAGILVGIDTYRPPYRHRPIIRSLYQGATTLFLPILSYVISDSASAYSTFGEPQIYSFRSPAGTEIQYRIICQTIWHRFLCIILAVLVLIVAINTCAMVAADEREGHHNTGFPVILLVRAIWTSYLAWVPLILLLSSSDRIFQYLISLMFALVYAKITLRCCALQVARSSVALGRNPRLIAGYMMHLRDGIQLGIRAADHFPPPLILMGEDRLEVERRPYGFVFKMMGDQQDGMTTTAMSNHGLVTIDRVWQSDNTLLTSEQWLKDVCLGFSLFKLLRCRFAGYTAAEAGFPETYSFCLHVLLKDRDHERALAIITEELSFLHAYYYSSTAVLYSNRWLPMLNISASLLTTGCCLLLAVMLMARLKNFILVPKVMCSIWCGLHSPDTDKAFDKTFGNLLFEIVPVLILLVVVVLGEARHIASYICSNWTKVALICHLVVDNHGALQQSPTLQKWIGRVLRCRCMRLMKHWDDRMDQCSVLALHSRTDLVALGMRLLRLPDKKHKVKVPKAVTKAIVDTLRSNNVLLIHPSACLHRSLGVGGEGKSISGLILMWHIATSILGVRHQHHRPLSEDMVITTHLSRYCAYLVAYVPELLPDDDEWCKSLYKAVKKDSERTLAGGGLAAAAAEPNYNKLVLLLQERAEHEVLKDGLKLGKELAELPEGEEAAWNWLARFWTGMILYIAPSDNLTGHAAAIARGGELITLVWALLMHAGIAARPSTTGGPPATAADTV; from the coding sequence ATGGGCGATGGAGTCTCCAGAACCGGAAACTGCTCAGAAGTACTGAAAAACTTCTCCCAGCGCACGGCAGGGCTGAAACTTCAGATATTGCGGGTGAACGGTCTCGCCATCGTCGATGCCGTCCTTGCTGGGATCCTGGTCGGAATAGACACCTACAGACCTCCCTATCGGCACCGCCCCATCATTCGCAGCCTATATCAGGGAGCCACCACCTTGTTCTTGCCTATCCTCTCCTATGTCATCTCCGATTCTGCATCCGCCTACTCCACCTTCGGTGAGCCGCAAATTTACAGCTTCCGGAGCCCTGCTGGTACTGAAATTCAGTACAGAATCATCTGCCAGACAATTTGGCACAGGTTCCTATGCATAATCTTGGCAGTCCTTGTCCTGATTGTTGCTATCAATACGTGTGCAATGGTCGCTGCTGATGAAAGAGAAGGCCATCACAACACGGGCTTCCCTGTGATACTGCTGGTACGAGCAATTTGGACATCCTACCTTGCATGGGTGCCACTGATATTACTCCTCTCTTCGAGCGACCGCATCTTTCAGTATCTCATATCCTTGATGTTTGCACTTGTCTATGCTAAAATCACACTGAGGTGTTGCGCATTGCAAGTGGCCAGGAGTTCCGTTGCTCTTGGGCGCAACCCCCGTCTCATTGCCGGATACATGATGCATCTTCGAGATGGAATCCAGCTTGGAATCCGAGCAGCTGACCATTTCCCTCCTCCACTTATACTCATGGGTGAGGATAGGCTTGAGGTGGAGAGGCGTCCGTACGGTTTCGTCTTCAAAATGATGGGCGACCAACAAGACGGTATGACGACGACCGCAATGAGCAACCATGGCTTGGTGACCATTGACAGAGTGTGGCAATCGGACAACACACTTCTGACGTCAGAGCAGTGGCTCAAAGATGTATGCCTGGGGTTCTCATTGTTCAAGTTGTTGCGGTGTCGATTTGCAGGTTACACAGCTGCTGAAGCTGGTTTCCCGGAAACCTACAGCTTCTGCTTACATGTGTTGCTCAAGGACAGGGATCATGAGAGAGCACTTGCGATCATCACTGAGGAACTGTCTTTCCTGCACGCCTATTACTACTCGTCGACCGCGGTACTCTACTCAAATCGTTGGCTGCCCATGCTGAACATCTCTGCTTCACTCTTGACCACAGGTTGCTGCTTGTTACTTGCTGTAATGCTGATGGCACGACTTAAGAACTTCATACTAGTACCTAAGGTCATGTGTTCTATCTGGTGCGGTCTGCATTCACCTGACACAGACAAGGCTTTCGACAAAACCTTCGGAAATCTACTGTTTGAAATAGTTCCGGTTCTAATACTCCTTGTGGTAGTTGTGCTCGGTGAGGCAAGGCATATTGCTTCCTACATCTGCTCCAACTGGACCAAAGTAGCCCTAATCTGTCACCTCGTGGTAGATAACCATGGTGCATTGCAGCAATCTCCTACCTTGCAgaagtggatcgggcgcgtGCTGCGATGCCGGTGCATGCGGCTGATGAAGCACTGGGATGACAGAATGGACCAGTGCTCGGTGCTGGCGCTCCACTCAAGAACAGATCTGGTTGCTCTTGGCATGCGCCTCCTCCGCCTTCCCGACAAAAAGCACAAAGTCAAGGTGCCAAAGGCAGTGACGAAGGCGATTGTCGATACACTCAGAAGCAACAATGTGCTCCTGATCCATCCCTCAGCATGTTTGCACCGGAGCCTGGGAGTAGGAGGTGAGGGTAAATCTATCTCTGGCCTCATACTCATGTGGCACATTGCTACAAGCATCCTTGGGGTGAGGCACCAACACCACCGGCCTCTCTCCGAGGACATGGTGATCACTACACACCTGTCAAGGTACTGCGCCTACTTGGTGGCGTACGTGCCGGAACTGCTCCCTGACGATGACGAGTGGTGCAAGAGCCTGTACAAGGCTGTCAAGAAGGACTCCGAGCGCACTCTTGCCGGTGgcgggctagcggcggcggcggccgagccgaACTACAACAAGCTGGTGTTGCTGCTGCAGGAAAGGGCGGAGCACGAGGTGCTCAAGGACGGCCTGAAGCTTGGCAAGGAGCTGGCGGAGCTGCCggaaggcgaggaggcggcgtggAATTGGTTGGCTAGGTTTTGGACAGGGATGATCTTGTACATCGCTCCATCCGACAACCTCACCGGGCACGCGGCGGCGATTGCCCGTGGCGGCGAGCTGATAACACTGGTCTGGGCGTTGCTCATGCATGCCGGGATCGCCGCTAGGCCAAGCACAACGGGTGGTCCTCCGGCTACTGCTGCCGACACAGTTTGA